The Streptomyces cynarae genome contains a region encoding:
- a CDS encoding ABC transporter substrate-binding protein, giving the protein MLTARRRVVATAAVVLSGSLLLASCGGSDSGSSDGKTLKLWHYEGPDSAMGAAWNEAIKEFEAKHPGVKVKFEEKGFEQIQKTAPMVLNSSDAPDIMEYSKGNATAGLLSKQGLLTDLTPEVTKRGWDKKLSAGVQTISRYDANGIMGSGKWYGIPNYAEYTMVFYNKDLFKKYGIAEPKTFDDLTSAMDKFVAKGITPLANAGAEYMAQQYLYQLALSKADRSWVDKYELYKGKTDFHDAAWTYGATTFADWVKKGYISKTSSGTKSEDAGVSFIQGKNPILFSGSWWYGRFKTENKFDWGTFLWPGSNLTLGSGGNIWVVPRGSKNKDLAYDFIDITMSPKIQNLLGNKGGVPVAADPDAITDPQAKTLIADFNTLSQRDGLAFYPDWPVPGFYDTLISETQKLITGSEQPDAYLSALQKAYDQGVPKQ; this is encoded by the coding sequence ATGTTGACAGCACGACGGCGTGTGGTGGCGACGGCTGCGGTGGTCCTTTCCGGATCCCTGCTCCTGGCCTCCTGCGGTGGCTCGGACAGCGGCTCTTCCGACGGCAAGACGCTGAAACTGTGGCACTACGAGGGCCCGGACAGCGCGATGGGCGCCGCCTGGAACGAGGCCATCAAGGAGTTCGAGGCCAAGCACCCGGGCGTGAAGGTGAAGTTCGAGGAGAAGGGCTTCGAACAGATACAGAAGACCGCGCCCATGGTCCTCAACTCCTCGGACGCACCCGACATCATGGAGTACAGCAAGGGCAACGCGACGGCGGGCCTGCTGTCCAAGCAGGGACTTCTCACCGATCTGACTCCCGAGGTCACCAAGCGCGGCTGGGACAAGAAGCTCAGCGCGGGCGTGCAGACCATCAGCCGCTACGACGCCAACGGCATCATGGGCTCCGGCAAATGGTATGGAATACCCAATTACGCCGAATACACCATGGTCTTCTACAACAAGGACCTGTTCAAGAAGTACGGGATCGCCGAGCCGAAGACGTTCGACGACCTGACGTCCGCGATGGACAAGTTCGTCGCCAAGGGCATCACCCCGCTCGCCAACGCCGGCGCCGAGTACATGGCCCAGCAGTACCTGTACCAGCTGGCCCTGTCGAAGGCCGACCGCTCCTGGGTCGACAAGTACGAGCTGTACAAGGGCAAGACCGACTTCCACGACGCGGCCTGGACGTACGGCGCGACCACCTTCGCCGACTGGGTGAAGAAGGGCTACATCAGCAAGACGTCCAGCGGCACGAAGTCCGAGGACGCGGGCGTCTCCTTCATCCAGGGCAAGAACCCGATCCTGTTCAGCGGCAGCTGGTGGTACGGCCGCTTCAAGACGGAGAACAAGTTCGACTGGGGCACCTTCCTGTGGCCCGGTTCCAACCTCACGCTCGGGTCCGGCGGCAACATCTGGGTCGTCCCCAGGGGCTCCAAGAACAAGGACCTCGCCTACGACTTCATCGACATCACCATGTCGCCGAAGATCCAGAACCTGCTGGGCAACAAGGGCGGCGTCCCGGTCGCGGCAGACCCCGACGCCATCACCGACCCGCAGGCCAAGACCCTCATCGCCGACTTCAACACCCTCTCCCAGCGCGACGGCCTGGCCTTCTACCCCGACTGGCCCGTCCCCGGCTTCTACGACACCCTCATCTCCGAGACCCAGAAACTGATAACGGGCAGTGAGCAGCCCGACGCCTATCTCAGCGCGCTGCAGAAGGCGTACGACCAGGGCGTGCCGAAGCAATGA
- a CDS encoding carbohydrate ABC transporter permease produces MTITAERGARAVGKRPHTGPRRPRSQTSYALFLLPGVLAFLAVIIVPFLMNTGISFTEWSGIGSPKWTGLDNYRQLLDDSEFWASFRHSLFMVVAMAVVPTMIGLVLAAALFDYIGKHFGSRTAAVLRACFYLPQVLPIAVAGIVWSWILAPDNGSLNALLKAVGLGSWQQDWLGDPDVALYSVMGVMVWVQIGFPLVVFMAGLQRVDPQLYEAAELDGAGWWRRFWHITLPQIRPEIYVVLTWCTVAALKVFGAVYVLTKGGPGGATDVPSYFSFTTFFEKTQAGYGAAISTVLTVIILLLAMVGLKLQTRAEDAEEGARA; encoded by the coding sequence ATGACCATCACCGCCGAACGGGGCGCGCGGGCCGTGGGCAAGCGCCCGCACACCGGTCCGCGCCGCCCCCGCTCCCAGACCTCGTACGCGCTCTTCCTGCTCCCCGGCGTGCTCGCGTTCCTCGCCGTGATCATCGTCCCGTTCCTGATGAACACGGGCATCAGCTTCACCGAGTGGAGCGGCATCGGCTCGCCGAAGTGGACCGGCCTCGACAACTACCGCCAACTGCTCGACGACAGCGAGTTCTGGGCGTCGTTCCGGCACAGCCTGTTCATGGTCGTCGCCATGGCGGTCGTCCCGACGATGATCGGACTCGTCCTCGCCGCCGCGCTGTTCGACTACATCGGCAAGCACTTCGGCAGCAGGACGGCCGCCGTGCTGCGCGCCTGCTTCTACCTGCCGCAGGTGCTGCCGATCGCGGTGGCGGGCATCGTCTGGAGCTGGATCCTCGCCCCGGACAACGGCTCCCTGAACGCGCTGCTGAAGGCGGTGGGTCTCGGCTCCTGGCAGCAGGACTGGCTCGGCGACCCGGACGTCGCCCTCTACAGCGTCATGGGGGTGATGGTGTGGGTGCAGATCGGCTTCCCGCTGGTCGTCTTCATGGCGGGGCTCCAGCGCGTCGACCCGCAGTTGTACGAGGCGGCCGAACTGGACGGCGCCGGCTGGTGGCGCCGCTTCTGGCACATCACGCTGCCGCAGATCAGGCCGGAGATCTACGTGGTGCTGACCTGGTGCACGGTCGCGGCGCTGAAGGTGTTCGGGGCGGTGTACGTGCTGACGAAGGGCGGCCCCGGCGGGGCGACCGACGTCCCGTCCTACTTCTCCTTCACCACCTTCTTCGAGAAGACGCAGGCCGGGTACGGCGCCGCGATCTCCACCGTCCTCACCGTGATCATCCTGCTCCTCGCCATGGTGGGCCTGAAGCTCCAGACCCGCGCCGAGGACGCCGAGGAAGGGGCCCGCGCATGA
- a CDS encoding carbohydrate ABC transporter permease, protein MTAVRTEVRTRPRTALGRYPVLVALCIAALFMVLPFLIVAVNAVKSPAEYSQHGPLSLPKGLYLDGLKDFWQRVDYGQKLLNSVLISGSVAVLAAVLSLLNAYAIGIGRIKGRTWVLAFFVLANVLPQEALVYPLYYLSKQAGLYDTRLSVIIVFTVIQAAFGTYLLSSVLGQFPREIIEAARIDGANKWQVLWRIVVPVSRPTIGVLLVFFFIWTWNEFLLPLVMLISNDNQTVSVALGVLQGQRLMDATMTNAAALLGVLPAIVFFLVFQRTLTRGIAVGAVK, encoded by the coding sequence ATGACCGCCGTACGCACCGAGGTCCGCACCCGGCCCCGCACGGCCCTCGGCCGCTATCCCGTCCTCGTCGCCCTGTGCATCGCGGCCCTGTTCATGGTGCTGCCGTTCCTGATCGTCGCCGTCAACGCCGTGAAGTCGCCCGCCGAGTACTCCCAGCACGGGCCGCTGAGCCTGCCGAAGGGCCTGTACCTGGACGGTCTGAAGGACTTCTGGCAGCGCGTCGACTACGGCCAGAAGCTCCTCAACTCCGTCCTCATCAGCGGTTCGGTGGCCGTCCTGGCGGCGGTCCTGTCCCTGCTGAACGCGTACGCGATCGGCATCGGCCGCATCAAGGGACGCACCTGGGTGCTGGCCTTCTTCGTGCTCGCCAACGTGCTGCCGCAGGAGGCGCTGGTCTACCCGCTGTACTACCTGAGCAAGCAGGCGGGCCTCTACGACACCCGGCTGAGCGTGATCATCGTCTTCACGGTGATCCAGGCCGCCTTCGGCACCTATCTGCTCTCCTCGGTCCTCGGGCAGTTCCCGCGCGAGATCATCGAGGCCGCCCGGATCGACGGGGCGAACAAGTGGCAGGTGCTGTGGCGGATCGTGGTCCCGGTCAGCCGGCCCACGATCGGGGTGCTGCTCGTCTTCTTCTTCATCTGGACGTGGAACGAGTTCCTGCTGCCCCTGGTCATGCTGATCTCCAACGACAACCAGACGGTGTCGGTGGCGCTCGGCGTCCTCCAGGGCCAGCGTCTGATGGACGCCACGATGACCAACGCGGCCGCCCTGTTGGGTGTGTTGCCCGCCATCGTCTTCTTCCTCGTCTTCCAGCGGACTCTCACCCGCGGCATCGCCGTGGGTGCCGTCAAGTAG
- the yicI gene encoding alpha-xylosidase has product MKFTDGYWLLREGVTAAHPVQVLDVTTPPGALEIHAPTQPIRHRGDLLKGPVVTISAHAPMPDVIGLTFTHFDGEQPRGPRFEIQRDDAFTPHAEYDEETATLTAGALAVRVARTGPWHVDFLAHGRTLTTSGPKNMGIMRDATGAHYLREQLGLGVGTSVYGLGERFGPLVKNGQVVDIWNADGGTATEQAYKNVPFFLTDAGYGVFVDHPGKVSFEVGSEAVSRVQFSVESQQLTYYVIYGPTPKDILRKYTALTGRPALPPAWSFGLWLSTSFTTSYDEATVTSFIDGMKERELPLSVFHFDCFWMREFNWCDFQWDPRVFPDPEGMLSRLKERGLRVCVWINPYIAQRSPLFAEGKALGHLLKKPDGSVWQWDLWQPGMALVDFTSPDARDWYAAKLEALLAQGVDCFKTDFGERIPVDVAYADGSDPERMHNYYTHLYNRTVFEVLRKHRGEQEAVVFARSATAGSQKFPVHWGGDCEATYESMAESLRGGLSLGLSGFGFWSHDIGGFEGTPTPALFKRWLAFGLLSSHSRLHGSSSYRVPWLFDEESVDVLRHFTRLKLRLMPYLYEAARTAQAEGVPVMRAMVLEFPDDPGCAHLERQYMLGPDLLVAPVFSDEGEVSYYVPEGTWTDYLTGRTVTGPRWVRERHGFSSVPLLVRPGAVIPVGAVDDRPDYPYADGVTLRAFGLEQGAQVTVPVGDVTFTVVREGKTLRASCSDPRAPWALASGERTARAAAGTGFLSLELESE; this is encoded by the coding sequence TTGAAGTTCACCGACGGCTACTGGCTGCTGCGCGAAGGCGTCACCGCGGCCCACCCGGTGCAGGTCCTGGACGTGACCACGCCCCCGGGAGCCCTGGAGATCCACGCCCCGACCCAGCCCATCCGCCATCGCGGCGACCTGTTGAAGGGACCGGTCGTGACGATCAGCGCGCACGCGCCGATGCCGGACGTCATCGGCCTCACCTTCACGCACTTCGATGGCGAGCAGCCCCGGGGGCCGAGGTTCGAGATCCAGCGGGACGACGCCTTCACGCCGCACGCCGAGTACGACGAGGAGACGGCTACCCTCACCGCGGGCGCCCTGGCCGTCCGGGTCGCCCGCACCGGCCCCTGGCACGTCGACTTCCTCGCCCACGGCCGCACCCTCACCACCAGCGGCCCCAAGAACATGGGCATCATGCGCGACGCCACCGGCGCCCACTACCTGCGCGAACAGCTGGGCCTCGGGGTCGGCACGTCGGTCTACGGCCTCGGTGAACGCTTCGGTCCGCTGGTGAAGAACGGCCAGGTCGTCGACATCTGGAACGCGGACGGCGGCACGGCCACCGAACAGGCCTACAAGAACGTCCCGTTCTTCCTGACGGACGCGGGCTACGGCGTCTTCGTCGACCACCCGGGCAAGGTGTCCTTCGAGGTCGGCTCGGAGGCGGTGTCACGGGTCCAGTTCAGCGTGGAGAGCCAGCAGTTGACGTACTACGTCATCTACGGGCCCACCCCGAAGGACATCCTGCGCAAGTACACCGCCCTCACCGGCCGCCCGGCCCTGCCGCCCGCCTGGTCGTTCGGCCTGTGGCTGTCGACCTCCTTCACCACCTCCTACGACGAGGCCACCGTCACCTCATTCATCGACGGCATGAAGGAACGGGAACTGCCGCTGTCGGTCTTCCACTTCGACTGCTTCTGGATGCGCGAGTTCAACTGGTGCGACTTCCAGTGGGACCCGCGGGTCTTCCCCGACCCGGAGGGCATGCTGTCCCGCCTGAAGGAGCGCGGACTGCGGGTGTGCGTGTGGATCAACCCCTACATCGCGCAGCGCTCCCCCCTCTTCGCGGAGGGCAAGGCCCTGGGCCATCTGCTGAAGAAGCCGGACGGCAGCGTGTGGCAGTGGGACCTGTGGCAGCCCGGGATGGCGCTGGTCGACTTCACCAGCCCGGACGCCCGCGACTGGTACGCCGCCAAGCTGGAGGCGCTGCTCGCCCAGGGCGTCGACTGCTTCAAGACCGACTTCGGGGAGCGCATCCCGGTCGACGTGGCCTACGCGGACGGCTCGGACCCGGAGCGGATGCACAACTACTACACGCACCTCTACAACCGGACCGTCTTCGAGGTGTTGCGCAAGCACCGCGGTGAGCAGGAGGCCGTGGTCTTCGCGCGCTCGGCGACCGCGGGCAGCCAGAAGTTCCCCGTGCACTGGGGCGGCGACTGCGAGGCCACGTACGAGTCGATGGCCGAGTCGCTGCGCGGCGGGCTCAGCCTCGGTCTGTCGGGCTTCGGGTTCTGGAGCCATGACATCGGCGGCTTCGAGGGCACGCCGACCCCGGCGCTGTTCAAGCGGTGGCTGGCCTTCGGGCTGCTGTCCTCGCACAGCCGGCTGCACGGCAGCTCCTCCTACCGGGTGCCGTGGCTGTTCGACGAGGAGTCCGTGGACGTGCTGCGGCACTTCACCCGGCTCAAGCTGCGCCTGATGCCTTATCTGTACGAGGCCGCGCGCACCGCCCAGGCCGAGGGCGTGCCGGTGATGCGGGCGATGGTGCTGGAGTTCCCCGACGACCCCGGCTGCGCGCACCTGGAACGCCAGTACATGCTCGGCCCGGACCTGCTGGTCGCGCCGGTCTTCAGCGACGAGGGGGAGGTCTCGTACTACGTGCCCGAGGGCACGTGGACCGACTACCTGACCGGGAGGACGGTGACCGGGCCGCGCTGGGTGCGGGAGCGGCACGGGTTCTCCAGTGTTCCGCTGCTGGTCAGGCCGGGTGCGGTGATCCCGGTCGGTGCGGTGGACGACCGCCCCGACTATCCGTACGCCGACGGGGTCACCCTGCGCGCGTTCGGGCTGGAGCAGGGCGCGCAGGTGACGGTGCCGGTCGGGGACGTGACCTTCACCGTCGTACGCGAGGGGAAGACGCTGCGGGCCTCCTGCAGTGATCCCCGGGCGCCCTGGGCCCTGGCGAGCGGGGAGCGGACCGCCCGTGCGGCGGCGGGCACCGGGTTCCTCTCGCTGGAGCTGGAGTCGGAGTGA
- a CDS encoding glycoside hydrolase family 3 C-terminal domain-containing protein — protein sequence MKGTRGRRRTTLAVALALIAGLGATVPAQADDPAHPFRNPNLPVEKRVDDLLSRLTLDEKISLLHQYEPAIPRLGIQSFRTGTEALHGVAWLGKTTVFPQAIGLASTWDPSLIRQVGSAVGDEARGFQQQRPAGWGLNLWAPVANLLRDPRWGRNEEGYSEDPYLTGSISTAYGTGLTGGDPNHLKTAPTIKHFLANNNEEHRDTTSSELRPRVLKEYDEQAFKPAIEADAATGVMSSYNLVNGRPNTVNPALNDTVRTWTSQDLLNVTDAYAPGNLVGSQKYYGTRTEAEAAALKAGIDSFTDNDTDSGPTTAAIKSALSSGLLNESDVDTAARHVLSIRVRLGEFDPGGGEYGSIDASVIDSPAHRALARKAATEAAVLLKNDGALPLKKSGSAAVVGPLADTLYTDWYSGSLPYAVTPKDGIEAKLGTSAASSEGVDRIALKDTATGKYVTAGAGDAGAPLKETTESGAGAQFDVFDWGSGVVTLRSAANGKYVGYNWSNFVNDQTQPNGWYVQQQFKLERQEDGTYLLRYAGYETGESWWSNPVYLGPVDADGTLGLVAKDKAAHYTKDVVRSGVDEAVAAVKGKDTAVVVVGSMPAINGREAHDRTDMGLAPSQEALVEAVRKANPKTVVVVENSYPTTLGALQKEVPALLWTTHAGQETGNALADLLYGDANPAGRLTQTWYRSESDLPSILDYDIIKSNRTYLYYKGQPLYPFGYGLSYTSFRYGGLKRVSDGYAVTVTNTGRRAGDEVVQLYVHQRESRDKQPLKQLKAYERVSLKPGETKTVRLKLRDSDLAHWDVTRSKWIVETGAYDVMVGASSADIRARTSLRVRGETIPPRDLSALTRAENFDDYNAISLVDESKASGTAVSAAADGAWLKFADTRLGSGASTLTARLAGAAGTLEVRLGSPTGRLVGTAHFDGTSSPYTYDAVTAPLTGAKGRTDVYLVLSKGLRLSTFTLR from the coding sequence ATGAAAGGCACGCGAGGAAGACGCAGAACCACCCTGGCCGTGGCGCTCGCCCTGATCGCGGGGCTCGGAGCCACCGTCCCCGCCCAGGCCGACGACCCCGCCCACCCCTTCCGCAACCCGAACCTCCCCGTCGAGAAGCGCGTGGACGACCTCCTCTCCCGCCTCACCCTCGACGAGAAGATCTCCCTCCTCCACCAGTACGAACCCGCGATCCCCCGCCTCGGCATCCAGTCCTTCCGCACCGGCACCGAGGCCCTGCACGGCGTGGCCTGGCTCGGCAAGACGACGGTCTTCCCCCAGGCGATCGGGCTCGCCTCCACCTGGGACCCTTCGCTGATCCGCCAGGTCGGCTCGGCGGTCGGCGACGAGGCCCGCGGCTTTCAGCAGCAGCGCCCGGCCGGCTGGGGCCTCAACCTGTGGGCGCCGGTGGCCAACCTGCTGCGGGACCCGCGCTGGGGCCGCAACGAGGAGGGCTACTCCGAGGACCCGTACCTCACCGGCTCGATCTCCACGGCCTACGGCACGGGCCTGACGGGCGGCGACCCGAACCACCTCAAGACAGCACCCACGATCAAGCACTTCCTCGCCAACAACAACGAGGAGCACCGCGACACCACGTCCTCCGAACTGCGCCCGCGCGTGCTGAAGGAGTACGACGAGCAGGCGTTCAAGCCGGCGATCGAGGCGGACGCGGCGACGGGGGTCATGTCCTCGTACAACCTCGTCAACGGGCGCCCCAACACGGTGAACCCGGCACTGAACGACACCGTGCGCACCTGGACCTCGCAGGACCTGCTGAACGTCACGGACGCCTACGCGCCCGGCAACCTGGTCGGCAGTCAGAAGTACTACGGCACCCGGACCGAGGCGGAAGCGGCGGCGCTGAAGGCGGGCATCGACAGCTTCACCGACAACGACACGGACTCGGGGCCGACGACGGCGGCGATCAAGTCGGCCCTGTCCTCCGGCCTGCTGAACGAGTCGGACGTCGACACCGCCGCACGCCATGTCCTGAGCATCCGTGTCCGGCTCGGCGAGTTCGACCCGGGCGGCGGCGAGTACGGCTCCATCGACGCGTCGGTCATCGACAGCCCGGCGCACCGAGCGCTGGCGCGCAAGGCGGCGACCGAGGCGGCGGTGCTGCTGAAGAACGACGGCGCGCTGCCGCTGAAGAAGTCGGGGAGCGCGGCAGTGGTCGGCCCGCTCGCCGACACCCTCTACACGGACTGGTACTCGGGCAGCCTGCCGTACGCGGTGACGCCGAAGGACGGCATCGAGGCCAAGCTCGGCACCTCCGCGGCGAGCAGCGAGGGCGTGGACCGGATCGCACTGAAGGACACGGCGACCGGCAAGTACGTGACGGCCGGGGCGGGGGATGCGGGAGCGCCGCTGAAGGAGACGACGGAGAGCGGCGCCGGTGCGCAGTTCGACGTGTTCGACTGGGGCTCGGGAGTCGTCACCCTCCGCTCGGCCGCGAACGGGAAGTACGTCGGCTACAACTGGTCGAACTTCGTCAACGACCAGACGCAGCCGAACGGCTGGTACGTGCAGCAGCAGTTCAAGCTGGAGCGGCAGGAAGACGGGACGTACCTGCTGCGGTACGCGGGCTACGAGACCGGCGAGTCGTGGTGGTCGAACCCGGTGTACCTGGGCCCGGTGGACGCCGACGGCACGCTCGGCCTGGTGGCCAAGGACAAGGCCGCGCACTACACGAAGGACGTGGTCCGCAGCGGCGTCGACGAGGCGGTCGCCGCGGTCAAGGGCAAGGACACGGCCGTGGTGGTGGTCGGCTCGATGCCGGCGATCAACGGGCGCGAGGCCCACGACCGCACGGACATGGGCCTGGCCCCGTCGCAGGAGGCACTGGTCGAGGCGGTCCGCAAGGCGAACCCGAAGACGGTGGTCGTGGTCGAGAACAGCTACCCCACCACGCTGGGCGCGCTGCAGAAGGAGGTCCCGGCCCTGCTGTGGACGACGCACGCGGGCCAGGAGACGGGCAACGCGCTGGCCGACCTGCTGTACGGCGACGCGAACCCGGCGGGCCGCCTGACACAGACGTGGTACCGCTCGGAGTCGGATCTGCCGTCGATCCTGGACTACGACATCATCAAGTCGAACCGGACGTACCTCTACTACAAGGGGCAGCCGCTCTACCCCTTCGGCTACGGGCTGTCGTACACGTCGTTCCGCTACGGCGGGCTGAAGCGGGTCTCCGACGGCTACGCGGTGACGGTCACCAACACGGGCCGCCGGGCCGGTGACGAGGTGGTCCAGCTGTACGTCCACCAGCGGGAATCCCGCGACAAGCAGCCGCTGAAGCAGCTGAAGGCGTACGAACGGGTGTCGCTGAAGCCGGGCGAGACGAAGACGGTCCGTCTGAAGCTGCGGGACTCGGACCTTGCGCACTGGGACGTCACGCGCTCGAAGTGGATCGTGGAGACAGGGGCGTACGACGTGATGGTCGGCGCGTCGTCGGCGGACATCCGCGCGCGGACGTCGCTGAGGGTACGGGGCGAGACGATCCCGCCTCGGGACCTGTCGGCACTGACGCGGGCCGAGAACTTCGACGACTACAACGCGATCAGCCTGGTCGACGAGTCGAAGGCGAGCGGTACGGCGGTGTCGGCCGCGGCGGACGGGGCGTGGCTGAAGTTCGCGGACACGCGGCTGGGGTCGGGAGCTTCGACGCTGACGGCGCGACTGGCGGGCGCGGCCGGAACGCTGGAGGTGCGACTGGGCTCGCCCACGGGCCGACTGGTGGGCACGGCACACTTCGACGGGACGTCGTCGCCGTACACGTACGACGCCGTGACGGCTCCACTGACGGGAGCGAAGGGGCGTACGGACGTGTACCTGGTCCTGAGCAAGGGGCTCCGGCTCTCGACGTTCACGCTTCGCTGA
- a CDS encoding extracellular catalytic domain type 1 short-chain-length polyhydroxyalkanoate depolymerase, with translation MTHTRAARRYFVLASLLVALLAAFLTPGTATAASLEEVTGFGSNPGALRMYRYVPGGLPAGRPVVVALHGCTQDAAGYGTGSGWIQLADRWGFSVVLPQQQSSNNPSNCFDWFQSGDIERGQGEAASVAQMVDRQLADVSGDPGRVYVTGLSAGGGMTAVMMATYPEKFAAGGVVAGLPYGCAQAAGSPYVCMYVGATQTPKQWGDRVRAARPGYSGPWPTLTVFQGTADYTVKPVNMTDLMKQWTDVHGADQVADVSDTVAGYPHQVFRDPSGNAVVETYSITGMGHGQPVDPGTGSEQCGAAGSYFLDVNLCAAYRLGRVWGLG, from the coding sequence ATGACGCACACCAGAGCCGCACGTCGCTACTTCGTCCTGGCGAGTCTCCTGGTCGCTCTTCTCGCCGCCTTCCTCACGCCGGGCACAGCCACGGCGGCCTCCCTGGAGGAGGTCACCGGGTTCGGGTCGAACCCCGGTGCACTGCGCATGTACCGGTATGTGCCCGGTGGGCTTCCCGCCGGGCGGCCCGTCGTCGTCGCGTTGCACGGGTGCACCCAGGACGCCGCCGGGTACGGCACCGGAAGCGGGTGGATCCAGCTCGCCGACCGGTGGGGGTTCTCCGTGGTCCTGCCGCAGCAGCAGAGCAGCAACAACCCCTCGAACTGCTTCGACTGGTTCCAGAGCGGGGACATCGAGCGCGGCCAGGGTGAGGCCGCCTCGGTCGCGCAGATGGTCGACCGGCAGCTCGCCGACGTCTCCGGTGACCCCGGGCGGGTGTACGTCACCGGGCTCTCGGCGGGGGGCGGCATGACCGCCGTGATGATGGCGACCTACCCGGAGAAGTTCGCCGCGGGCGGGGTCGTCGCCGGGCTGCCGTACGGGTGCGCGCAGGCCGCCGGGTCGCCGTACGTCTGCATGTACGTCGGGGCCACCCAGACCCCCAAGCAGTGGGGCGACCGGGTGCGGGCCGCGCGCCCGGGGTACAGCGGGCCCTGGCCGACGCTCACGGTCTTCCAGGGGACGGCCGACTACACCGTCAAGCCCGTCAACATGACCGATCTGATGAAGCAGTGGACCGATGTGCACGGGGCGGATCAGGTCGCCGACGTGAGCGACACCGTCGCCGGATACCCGCACCAGGTCTTCCGGGACCCGTCCGGGAACGCCGTAGTGGAGACGTACAGCATCACCGGCATGGGGCACGGCCAGCCCGTCGACCCCGGGACGGGGAGCGAGCAGTGCGGGGCGGCAGGCTCCTACTTCCTCGACGTGAACCTGTGCGCCGCCTACCGGCTCGGACGGGTCTGGGGGCTCGGCTGA
- a CDS encoding DUF6215 domain-containing protein yields the protein MFLLRLLPPLPREISLAVVGLLFGLFLTVQGARQAYAEATGVPGTVKVAECTPATGGLGDLRQDGWACKGSFEATDHSVSISRVAVDGIIENRPADGTLAALVDGSGDHTATRDGSGSWKIPTLTGVVLLAFTAWRIRTVRGMLRLRRAVRTAESGGPTPVPVNEGSREGREGAPKQDEPHHVVPPKGPNPWGQAVAAVAVVAVLGVVLWTFGQTSSSGSAATTATCSDGEPDKSPGKASRHVSGAQLCKAVNRPDLAELLGTAGESAKNASGSDGSVELAGGKEIDNPSAQVEFGTYTVTLSATYDRLPVAGAAALLGDGALQRTVLGRPAVLYSDRTISIHFRLDGSDTDSGPGVPARVLSVARDAKDSGGSFEVALWRADGAVPDDAVLLRVAEKVLPTIPGWAANG from the coding sequence ATGTTCTTGCTCCGCCTCCTCCCGCCGCTTCCCCGCGAGATATCCCTCGCCGTCGTCGGGCTGCTCTTCGGTCTGTTCCTGACCGTGCAGGGGGCTCGGCAGGCCTATGCAGAGGCGACAGGAGTGCCCGGCACGGTCAAGGTGGCCGAGTGCACGCCTGCGACCGGCGGTTTGGGCGATCTGCGGCAGGACGGCTGGGCCTGCAAGGGCTCGTTCGAGGCCACTGACCACTCCGTGAGCATCAGCCGCGTCGCCGTCGACGGAATCATCGAGAACCGCCCCGCCGACGGCACCCTGGCCGCCCTCGTCGACGGCTCCGGTGACCACACCGCGACCCGCGACGGCTCCGGCAGTTGGAAGATTCCCACTCTCACCGGCGTGGTGCTCCTCGCCTTCACCGCTTGGCGGATCCGCACCGTCAGAGGCATGCTCCGCCTGCGCCGAGCCGTGCGGACCGCCGAGTCCGGTGGCCCGACCCCAGTGCCTGTGAACGAAGGAAGCAGGGAGGGGAGGGAAGGGGCGCCCAAGCAGGACGAGCCGCACCACGTGGTGCCCCCGAAGGGGCCGAACCCCTGGGGACAGGCCGTCGCGGCCGTGGCGGTGGTGGCGGTACTCGGTGTCGTTCTGTGGACGTTCGGGCAGACGTCGTCCTCGGGCAGTGCTGCGACGACCGCCACGTGTTCGGACGGGGAGCCCGACAAGTCGCCGGGCAAGGCGTCTCGGCACGTCTCCGGTGCGCAACTCTGCAAGGCAGTGAACCGTCCCGACCTCGCCGAACTGCTGGGCACGGCCGGGGAGAGCGCGAAGAACGCCAGCGGCAGCGACGGCTCGGTCGAACTCGCCGGTGGCAAGGAGATCGACAACCCCTCGGCTCAGGTGGAGTTCGGCACCTACACGGTGACGCTGTCGGCCACCTACGACCGCCTTCCGGTGGCCGGGGCGGCCGCGCTCCTGGGGGACGGCGCCCTGCAGCGGACCGTTCTCGGGCGACCGGCCGTCCTGTACTCGGACCGCACCATCAGCATCCATTTCCGCCTCGACGGGAGCGACACCGACAGCGGTCCGGGCGTCCCGGCCCGCGTCCTCTCGGTGGCCCGCGATGCCAAGGACAGCGGCGGCTCCTTCGAGGTGGCCCTGTGGCGCGCGGACGGCGCGGTGCCCGACGACGCGGTACTGCTCCGCGTCGCCGAGAAGGTGCTGCCGACGATCCCGGGGTGGGCCGCCAACGGATGA